In the Candidatus Methylomirabilota bacterium genome, one interval contains:
- a CDS encoding cobalamin B12-binding domain-containing protein, giving the protein MSERPIRVLVAKVGLDGHDRGAKIVARCLRDAGMEVVYTGLHRTPEEVVAAAVQEDVDVLGISILSGAHLTLFPRVRDLMRDAGAADILLVAGGVIPDEDVPALRDMGVAEVLLQDTPPETIVTRIRDLVAARPTS; this is encoded by the coding sequence GTGAGCGAGCGTCCCATCCGGGTGCTGGTGGCCAAGGTCGGGCTCGACGGCCACGACCGCGGGGCCAAGATCGTGGCGCGCTGCCTGCGTGACGCGGGCATGGAGGTCGTGTACACCGGGCTGCACCGCACGCCCGAGGAGGTGGTGGCCGCCGCGGTGCAGGAGGACGTGGACGTGCTCGGCATCAGCATCCTGTCCGGCGCGCACCTCACGCTGTTCCCGCGGGTGCGCGACCTGATGCGCGACGCCGGCGCCGCCGACATCCTGCTCGTGGCCGGCGGGGTGATCCCGGACGAGGACGTCCCCGCCCTGCGCGACATGGGCGTGGCCGAGGTGCTCCTGCAGGACACGCCGCCCGAGACGATCGTGACCCGCATCCGCGATCTGGTCGCCGCCCGGCCGACCTCCTGA